The Pseudanabaena sp. BC1403 genome includes the window ATATGCCGATCTTGCTAAACATTTGGGTGCAGATCAGCCTTTTTATGGGCTGCAACCAAGAGGCATAGATGGCATCCATCCGCCCCTCACCAGTATCGAAGAAATAGCGGCTTACTACATTCAAGCGGTGCGCACAGTGCAACCCAAAGGCCCTTATTTCTTAGGTGGGTTTTCTCTGGGGAGTCATGTGGTGTGGGAGATGTCTCAACAGCTATATGCACAAGGTGAAAAAGTCGCCTTACTAGCTTTATTTGATGGCAAAATTAGATCCGCAAATATAGTTAGGCAGCCTTTTCGCAAGCGAATTTTTTTACATTATCAAAGCTTCAGAGAAATGGGTTTTACATATCTTTCTCAAAAGTTTCCAGAATGGCAAGACTGGCTAAGCGGCAGGTATCAGTATTGGACAAAGAGACTTATTCGACGGTTTTATCAACGTTTGCAATGGCAGCTACCGATCTATTTACGTCAATCTGCGATCGAGGATTCATTAGAAAAGGCTGGCACAGAGGCAATGAAAAACTATGTAATGCAAGCCTATCCTGACAAGGTAACTTTATTTCGAGCTGATACGCAGGAATCTGACCAAGGTGTGGGATTTGTGCCTCTAGATTGGGATCTTGGTTGGGGTGATTTGGCGGCTGGTGGATTAGAGATCCAAACTATTTCTGGCGATCATATGTCAATGTTCCGTGAGCCACATGTACAAATATTGGCGCAGAAATTACAGGAATGCTTGCATAGAGCAAGGCAAGCCCAAATATGAGATACAGCAAGAAGTGTTGTATCTCATATTTATCGAAAAAAGGAAAAAGCCCGTCATATGACGGGCTTTTTCCTTTTTTCGATAAATAACGCAAAATCGTTGATTATCCTTGACGAGCTTTGAACTTTGGGTTTGACTTACAAATGACATAAATTCTGCCGCGACGACGCACAACTTTGCAGTCCTTATGGCGAGTTTTTGCCGATCTGAGGGAGCTAACAACTTTCATTAACTAATGCCTAACGTTTACTGATGATCAAATTTTTTCACACGGCTTATAATCTTAACACGATTTTTGACAAGATATTAAAGCTAATTTAAAGCAGCAATTCTCATTATGAAAACCTGTTTTTGGAAAGCCGACCTAATGTGGGCTTTCCAAAAACAGATTTTGGTGTTTCCAGCGCCAAAGGTGCTGGAAACACCAAAATCTGTTTCATAATGAGAATTGCCAATTTTAAAAAGAGTGCCTAGCACTCTTTTTAAAATTGGCTTTAATATAGTTGCGTTTAGCCAATCCAGTGTTATGCTTGCAGCATAAATCTGCTCAATTCCAATAATTAATTTTATTCTTGTAATGCTGCATCCAACTGCCATTCCTTACTTGGTCGCCTTTGCAGTATCTGCGATCGTGGTGTGGCTGAGTACGCCGATTATTCGACATTTTGGTCTTCAAGCAGGATTAGTAGACAAACCTAACCACCGTAAAATGCATACAACTCCAGTTGTGCGTGTAGGTGGGGTGGCAATTTTTTTGGGAAGTGTCAGCGCCTTGCTGCTAGTTTGGGTAGGAGGATACTTTGGGATATTACCGCAAACTAGAGAATATGAAGTTTGGGGCGTAACCATCGGTGGCGCAGCATTTTTCTTAATTGGGTTTGCTGATGACCTGTTTAACTTACCTCCATTGCCCAGATTAATTGCGCAGTTAGCAGTATCCGCTGCCGCATGGCGCGTGGGCGTGAGAATAGATTTTATCTCAGTGCCATTTATTGGCATTATCAAATTTGGTTGGTTTAGCTTGCCAATTACGATGGTTTGGCTATCGGGTATGGCAAATGCAATCAATTGGTTGGATGGACTTGATGGACTCGCCGCAGGAGTAACCACGATCGCAGCCGCCGTAATTTTAATAACTAGTTTATTTATGCAGCAACCTGCGGCAGCCTTGATTGCTGCGGCACTAGCTGGGGGATGTCTGGGTTTCTTGCGCTACAACTTCAAGCCTAAAGGTTCTGCGGAAA containing:
- the ykgO gene encoding type B 50S ribosomal protein L36; translation: MKVVSSLRSAKTRHKDCKVVRRRGRIYVICKSNPKFKARQG
- a CDS encoding glycosyltransferase family 4 protein, with the translated sequence MLHPTAIPYLVAFAVSAIVVWLSTPIIRHFGLQAGLVDKPNHRKMHTTPVVRVGGVAIFLGSVSALLLVWVGGYFGILPQTREYEVWGVTIGGAAFFLIGFADDLFNLPPLPRLIAQLAVSAAAWRVGVRIDFISVPFIGIIKFGWFSLPITMVWLSGMANAINWLDGLDGLAAGVTTIAAAVILITSLFMQQPAAALIAAALAGGCLGFLRYNFKPKGSAEIFMGDGGAYFLGFTLAGVSVIGLVKAVATVALIMPYMILAVPIVDATAVILQRIRRGESPMSAGKNHLHHRLVQAGVSKRLTVLFIYALTLWVGSIAMAVSGMPAGGTYAAISTLLMAYACFKVWQRIRAQELRSQKEQSISDQ